In Saccharolobus solfataricus, a genomic segment contains:
- the ileS gene encoding isoleucine--tRNA ligase, whose amino-acid sequence MKPLTGNYDPKRIEEEIISYWEENKIYNKLKDIVSKRREKFLFIDGPPYPSSPTPHIGTIWNKVIKDCILRYQRVLGKRVHDQPGYDTHGLPIEVATEKLLGISNKQEIIDKIGVETFINKCKEFALSNADKMTQNFKNVGVFMDWERPYYTLDPSYISSSWSVIKKAYEKGMLDKGTAVLHWCPRCETTLSDYEVSEYRDLEDPSIYVKFKIKGEKNRYLLIWTTTPWTIPSNVFVMINKDYDYADVEVNGEILVIAKDRVEAVMKEASITNYKILRTYKGSELIGIKYEHPLREFVSAQTKLDDFHQVVDAGNIVTLTDGTGLVHSATGHGEEDFTVGQKYGFPVVMFVNDRGEFTEEGGKYKGLKVRDASKAIISDLKSKNTLFFEGKIVHRYPVCWRCKTPLILRAIDQWFIRVTKIKDKMLNEIEKVNWIPDWGKSRISNMVKELRDWVISRQRFWGTPLPIWICERCNNVMVVGSKEELESIAIDPVPNDLHRPWIDNVRVKCNKCGGVAKRIPDVADVWFDSGVAFFASLGKDWQEKWKELGPVDLVLEGHDQLRGWFFSLLRSGLILLDRAPYTSVLVHGFMLDEQGREMHKSLGNYVEPSVVVEKYGRDILRLWLLRNTTWEDAKFSWKALELTKRDLQIIWNTFVFASMYMNLDNFEPDKYTLDDIIKYAKIEDLWILSRFNSMLKKVNESMKDYKVHEMTNYLINFLIEDVSRFYIRLIRKRAWIEANTQDKIAMYYILYYILKQWIILASTIIPFISEKIYKSFVVNAKESVSMESSINYDERFIDNELERAFEVAREINEASLNARAKAGIKLRWPLAKVYIFIENEDTLAKVGRIKDVLISMLNAKDIEISKIEGFKSFSKYKVEPNRSIIGKEYKSMSPKIVEYIENNRDIIAMDILNKKQHVAKIDNFDIILNASYVIISEETVEGFISSKFSKGIVVISKEISESEEEEGLIRDIIRRIQFMRKQLKLNVLDYIEISMKVPEERVKTIQKWEEFIKSETRASNIILGEAKGDITMDWDIEGESYIIGIKKST is encoded by the coding sequence ATCAAGCCCCTTACTGGTAATTATGATCCTAAGAGGATTGAAGAAGAAATAATTTCGTATTGGGAAGAGAATAAAATTTACAATAAACTAAAAGATATTGTAAGCAAAAGAAGGGAAAAGTTTCTATTTATAGATGGTCCTCCATACCCTTCAAGTCCTACTCCTCATATAGGGACGATTTGGAATAAGGTGATAAAGGATTGCATACTGCGTTATCAGAGGGTTCTGGGCAAAAGGGTTCATGACCAGCCAGGATATGATACACATGGATTACCTATAGAAGTTGCAACTGAAAAACTACTTGGAATATCAAATAAGCAAGAGATTATAGATAAAATCGGAGTTGAAACTTTCATTAATAAATGCAAAGAGTTTGCATTATCCAATGCAGATAAAATGACACAGAACTTCAAGAACGTTGGAGTCTTTATGGACTGGGAGAGGCCTTACTATACATTAGACCCTTCTTATATAAGCTCTTCATGGAGTGTAATTAAGAAAGCTTATGAAAAAGGGATGCTAGATAAAGGCACTGCAGTATTGCATTGGTGTCCTAGATGTGAAACGACTCTATCAGATTATGAGGTGTCTGAGTATAGAGACTTAGAGGATCCCTCCATTTATGTCAAATTTAAAATCAAAGGTGAGAAAAACAGATATCTATTAATATGGACTACCACACCATGGACTATACCATCTAATGTCTTTGTAATGATAAATAAGGACTATGATTATGCTGATGTAGAGGTTAATGGTGAGATACTCGTAATTGCAAAGGATCGTGTAGAAGCTGTTATGAAAGAGGCAAGTATAACTAATTATAAGATACTCAGAACCTATAAAGGTAGTGAGTTAATAGGAATAAAGTACGAGCATCCCCTAAGAGAGTTTGTTAGTGCCCAGACTAAATTAGATGACTTTCATCAAGTCGTTGATGCTGGTAATATAGTCACATTAACTGATGGTACCGGTCTAGTTCATAGTGCTACTGGACATGGAGAAGAGGATTTCACGGTAGGTCAGAAATACGGTTTTCCAGTAGTGATGTTCGTTAACGATAGAGGAGAATTTACTGAAGAAGGTGGAAAATATAAAGGATTGAAAGTTAGGGACGCATCTAAGGCGATAATTAGCGATTTGAAATCTAAAAATACGTTGTTCTTTGAAGGGAAAATAGTTCATCGTTATCCGGTATGTTGGAGATGTAAGACTCCACTAATACTTAGAGCTATTGATCAATGGTTCATAAGAGTTACAAAAATAAAAGATAAAATGCTCAATGAAATAGAGAAAGTAAACTGGATTCCAGATTGGGGTAAATCCAGAATATCTAACATGGTTAAGGAACTCAGAGATTGGGTTATAAGTAGACAAAGGTTCTGGGGAACTCCTCTTCCCATATGGATCTGTGAAAGGTGTAATAATGTTATGGTAGTTGGGAGTAAAGAAGAATTAGAGAGTATAGCAATAGATCCAGTCCCTAATGACTTACATAGACCGTGGATAGATAATGTAAGGGTAAAATGTAACAAGTGTGGTGGAGTTGCTAAGAGAATCCCTGATGTTGCAGATGTTTGGTTTGATAGTGGTGTGGCTTTCTTTGCTAGTTTAGGTAAAGATTGGCAAGAGAAGTGGAAGGAGTTAGGTCCAGTAGATCTAGTTCTAGAAGGTCATGATCAGTTGAGGGGTTGGTTCTTTAGTTTGCTTAGATCTGGGCTAATATTACTAGATAGAGCTCCATATACTTCTGTATTGGTTCATGGATTTATGCTAGACGAACAAGGTAGAGAAATGCATAAGAGTCTAGGTAATTATGTTGAACCTTCAGTAGTAGTTGAAAAATATGGGAGAGACATATTACGTTTATGGTTACTTAGGAATACTACATGGGAAGATGCAAAATTTTCATGGAAAGCGTTAGAGCTAACTAAAAGGGATTTACAAATAATTTGGAACACATTCGTCTTCGCGTCAATGTATATGAATTTAGATAACTTTGAACCCGATAAGTATACTCTTGATGATATTATAAAATATGCTAAGATAGAGGATTTATGGATATTATCAAGGTTTAACTCAATGCTAAAGAAAGTAAATGAATCCATGAAGGATTACAAGGTTCACGAAATGACTAATTACTTGATAAACTTTCTAATTGAGGATGTCAGTAGGTTTTACATAAGGCTAATAAGAAAAAGGGCGTGGATAGAAGCTAATACTCAAGATAAGATAGCAATGTATTATATTCTTTATTATATATTAAAACAATGGATTATATTAGCTTCTACTATAATTCCATTTATTTCTGAAAAAATATATAAATCCTTTGTAGTTAATGCTAAAGAATCAGTTTCAATGGAATCTAGTATCAATTATGATGAGAGATTTATCGATAATGAATTGGAAAGAGCCTTTGAAGTTGCTAGAGAAATAAACGAGGCTTCGTTGAACGCTCGAGCTAAAGCTGGAATAAAATTAAGATGGCCATTGGCTAAAGTTTATATCTTCATAGAAAACGAGGATACATTGGCTAAGGTTGGTAGAATAAAAGATGTCTTGATATCTATGCTAAACGCTAAAGATATAGAAATAAGCAAAATAGAAGGATTTAAGAGTTTCAGTAAATATAAGGTCGAGCCGAATAGGTCGATCATAGGGAAGGAATATAAGAGTATGTCGCCAAAAATAGTAGAATATATTGAGAATAATAGAGATATAATAGCTATGGATATACTTAATAAAAAGCAGCATGTCGCTAAGATAGATAATTTTGATATAATACTTAATGCTTCGTATGTGATTATCTCAGAAGAAACAGTTGAAGGATTCATTTCATCTAAATTTAGTAAGGGTATTGTGGTTATAAGTAAGGAAATTTCGGAGAGTGAAGAGGAAGAGGGATTAATTAGGGACATTATAAGGAGGATACAATTCATGAGGAAACAACTAAAACTAAATGTTTTAGATTATATTGAGATTAGCATGAAGGTACCAGAAGAAAGAGTAAAAACTATTCAGAAATGGGAGGAATTTATTAAGAGTGAGACAAGGGCTAGTAACATAATTCTAGGTGAAGCTAAGGGAGATATTACAATGGATTGGGATATAGAAGGGGAATCTTATATAATAGGGATAAAGAAGTCTACATGA
- a CDS encoding M28 family peptidase has translation MLLHYLKTLSNYGEIITGSKNETKLVKEIRKILEDNSDEIRLIPIRVLNWEQKELIFECESKLIDAISLPYSLSTEIEADVVDNFKDCNGRNLIKVRIQNLYEINKLYIEAVENNCLGIIFSLDNEKRKFMIKYGDLLSHKPSYPPPIPAFYVKENDFPYIKGKCRISLKTDLNPFATGYIVEAIRNSRNENKIIHITAHHDHWFIGERDNLLAVALLRQFRSNIYETHLISFTAEESGSFNFSTFSWSHGSREFLKNYKNVDDILLNINMDNISEESLVLKTVPGLLELSRKYFKNVVESPEIYSDGYSYIKAGIPSITIESLGNIHYHGEYDIIETDKPNVFSNVTTILDTINKIINENIEYKTHEMRDQLKNNLWELPAELKSYLVNVKDILDKNYTEVYRKIVKLYGGILAFNQPYSKVELFHKIKGLNIARKNDVCIEDLGCIKRLRNDEIYNRFYLYYINELKELITTEYINQLYFILKKFF, from the coding sequence GTGCTATTGCATTATCTAAAAACCTTATCTAATTACGGTGAAATAATAACGGGATCGAAGAATGAAACAAAATTAGTGAAAGAAATTAGAAAAATACTAGAAGATAATAGTGACGAAATTAGATTAATCCCAATTAGAGTGCTCAATTGGGAACAGAAAGAACTAATATTTGAATGCGAGTCAAAATTGATAGATGCCATTTCGCTACCCTATTCTTTGTCTACCGAGATTGAAGCAGATGTAGTAGATAACTTTAAAGATTGTAATGGTAGAAATTTAATTAAAGTTAGAATCCAAAATCTCTATGAAATAAATAAATTGTATATAGAGGCAGTAGAGAATAATTGTTTAGGAATTATCTTTTCACTAGACAATGAGAAAAGAAAATTCATGATAAAGTACGGAGATCTTCTAAGTCATAAACCCAGTTATCCACCACCAATACCAGCATTTTATGTTAAAGAGAACGATTTTCCCTATATAAAGGGTAAGTGCAGAATCTCGCTGAAAACTGACTTAAACCCTTTTGCGACAGGTTATATCGTAGAAGCCATAAGAAATTCTAGAAATGAAAATAAAATAATACATATTACTGCACATCACGATCATTGGTTTATAGGGGAGAGAGACAATCTTTTAGCAGTAGCTTTATTAAGACAATTTAGGTCTAATATCTATGAAACCCATTTAATCTCATTTACTGCAGAAGAATCCGGCTCTTTCAATTTCTCAACATTCTCATGGTCTCACGGTTCTAGAGAATTTTTGAAAAATTACAAAAACGTTGATGATATTCTGCTTAACATCAACATGGATAATATAAGTGAGGAAAGTTTAGTTTTAAAAACTGTACCTGGACTTCTAGAACTCTCTAGAAAATACTTTAAAAACGTTGTTGAAAGTCCAGAAATTTATAGCGATGGGTATTCATACATAAAAGCTGGAATTCCAAGCATTACAATAGAGAGTTTAGGAAATATCCACTATCATGGGGAATACGATATTATAGAAACTGATAAACCAAATGTATTTTCAAATGTAACTACAATATTAGATACAATTAATAAAATAATTAATGAAAATATAGAGTATAAAACACATGAAATGAGAGACCAACTTAAAAACAATCTTTGGGAATTACCAGCAGAACTAAAATCATACTTAGTGAATGTGAAGGACATACTCGATAAAAATTATACGGAGGTGTATAGAAAAATAGTAAAATTATACGGAGGCATACTAGCGTTTAATCAACCTTATTCTAAAGTTGAATTATTTCACAAAATTAAGGGACTAAATATAGCAAGAAAAAATGATGTTTGTATTGAGGATCTAGGATGTATTAAGAGACTAAGAAATGATGAAATATATAATAGGTTTTACTTATATTATATTAATGAATTAAAGGAATTAATAACTACAGAATATATTAATCAGCTTTATTTTATATTAAAGAAATTCTTCTAA
- a CDS encoding DUF447 domain-containing protein — MKKFLKMFFPHDGIYEVLVGTSGIKPIIKPLGIIVEANELRSKIYKSTLTYSNLEKNNKCSIHVTLDTTFFILSMLDKLTFSIDSDYNVPVLKNLNVIYAECMKTSSTDPSIFTINPLDLEINSNLTRAYNRGDYISVDFLVNYTRLDIYKGEDLEKLVRILEYEWSVIKRTSQYTSSLLEEILNKMRSKGFKLD; from the coding sequence ATGAAGAAGTTTTTAAAAATGTTCTTTCCTCATGATGGAATATACGAAGTGTTAGTTGGTACTTCAGGGATAAAACCTATAATAAAACCACTTGGCATAATAGTTGAAGCAAATGAACTTAGGTCTAAAATATACAAGAGCACACTAACTTATTCTAATCTTGAAAAAAATAATAAATGTTCTATACATGTAACCTTAGATACAACGTTTTTCATCCTTTCCATGCTAGATAAACTAACCTTTAGTATAGATAGTGATTATAACGTTCCAGTTCTCAAGAATCTGAATGTCATTTACGCTGAGTGTATGAAAACTTCTAGTACTGATCCGTCAATATTTACCATAAATCCGCTAGATTTGGAAATAAATTCTAACTTAACTAGAGCATATAATAGGGGAGATTACATTTCGGTTGATTTTCTAGTGAATTATACTAGATTAGATATATACAAAGGTGAAGATTTGGAAAAACTTGTTAGAATTCTAGAGTACGAGTGGAGTGTTATAAAGCGTACATCTCAATATACTTCTAGTCTCTTAGAGGAGATATTAAATAAGATGAGATCAAAAGGTTTTAAGCTAGACTAG
- a CDS encoding isocitrate/isopropylmalate dehydrogenase family protein, translating into MTFRVAVIPGDGIGPELYEGSKRIIAKLIEKYNLDIDLIEVEAGDVALNKYGEALPRHTLDVIEKADMILKGPVGETAMDVVVKLRQMYDMYANIRPAKSLPNVQSKYPNVDLVIVRENTEDLYKGFEFVTSTGVTIAIKVTTEFASKRIVNVALNYALMRRRKVTCVHKANVMRVTDGLFASVCREILKGKVNFEEMYVDAAAANLVRDPTRFDVIVTSNVYGDILSDEASQIAGSLGLAPSANIGDRKSMFEPVHGAAFDIAGKGIANPTAFLLSVSMMLSRMYELSKENKYILASKSLENAIIETYKSGNKLTEDVGGSAKLKDMVDEIYKYM; encoded by the coding sequence ATGACTTTTCGAGTAGCTGTAATTCCTGGTGATGGAATAGGCCCTGAGTTATATGAGGGAAGTAAAAGAATTATAGCTAAGTTAATAGAGAAATATAATCTTGATATAGACTTAATTGAAGTTGAAGCTGGAGATGTCGCATTAAATAAATATGGTGAAGCCTTACCTAGACACACCTTAGACGTTATAGAAAAGGCGGATATGATTCTAAAAGGTCCGGTTGGAGAGACCGCAATGGATGTTGTAGTTAAATTGAGGCAAATGTATGATATGTACGCTAATATTAGACCGGCTAAATCACTGCCTAATGTTCAGTCGAAATATCCGAACGTTGATTTAGTAATCGTCAGGGAAAATACAGAAGATCTATATAAGGGGTTTGAATTCGTTACATCTACTGGAGTCACAATAGCTATTAAAGTAACTACTGAGTTTGCCTCTAAAAGAATAGTTAACGTGGCATTAAATTATGCTTTAATGAGACGTCGTAAAGTTACATGCGTCCATAAGGCTAATGTTATGAGAGTTACAGACGGACTTTTCGCTAGTGTTTGCAGAGAAATTTTGAAAGGTAAGGTGAATTTTGAGGAGATGTATGTTGATGCAGCTGCAGCTAATTTAGTACGAGATCCAACTCGGTTTGATGTAATAGTAACTAGTAACGTTTATGGTGATATTTTAAGCGATGAGGCCAGCCAAATAGCGGGAAGTTTAGGTCTAGCACCATCTGCAAATATTGGAGATAGGAAATCTATGTTCGAGCCAGTTCATGGAGCTGCTTTTGATATTGCGGGAAAAGGGATAGCTAATCCTACGGCATTTCTATTATCTGTTTCCATGATGCTTAGTAGAATGTATGAGTTATCTAAGGAGAATAAATACATTCTGGCATCAAAGTCTTTAGAGAATGCGATAATAGAGACTTACAAAAGTGGGAATAAGTTAACGGAGGATGTTGGTGGTAGTGCTAAGTTAAAGGATATGGTGGATGAAATTTATAAATATATGTAA
- a CDS encoding HAD family hydrolase, which yields MSINYKLFNNVKAVLFDFDDTLVDFSSKAKEALDAVSKDIYTYIKENYQQEININIIRKLVEEESRKLDSQGEYNRNKWWENILKSLNIVHIDKSQLYDWTSLYWSIASQTEPYEDAKEIIEYLDSKGYKLGLVTNSDGEGGNKSSRLRTFPLIDKFDLILIAGEGGIRPKPNLEPFIISCEKLSVEPSSCVFVGDEPVKDCLAAKKANMISVLIDREGKVKDAELYADFVLSSLKQLEEFL from the coding sequence TTGTCAATTAATTACAAATTATTTAACAATGTAAAGGCAGTGCTTTTTGATTTTGATGATACATTAGTTGACTTTAGTTCTAAGGCGAAAGAGGCATTAGATGCAGTAAGTAAGGATATATATACTTACATAAAGGAAAATTATCAACAAGAGATTAACATAAATATAATTAGAAAATTAGTAGAAGAGGAAAGTCGGAAATTAGATAGTCAAGGAGAGTATAATAGAAATAAATGGTGGGAAAATATTCTAAAATCATTAAACATCGTTCACATAGATAAGTCTCAGCTCTATGATTGGACTAGTTTGTATTGGTCAATTGCAAGTCAAACTGAACCTTATGAAGATGCAAAGGAAATAATAGAATATCTAGATAGTAAGGGATATAAACTTGGTCTAGTTACAAATAGTGATGGAGAAGGCGGGAATAAAAGTAGTAGATTAAGAACTTTTCCTTTAATAGATAAATTCGATTTGATATTGATAGCTGGAGAGGGGGGTATTAGACCAAAGCCTAATCTAGAGCCGTTTATAATATCATGCGAAAAGCTTTCAGTGGAGCCTAGTTCGTGTGTTTTTGTGGGAGATGAACCAGTAAAAGATTGTTTAGCAGCTAAGAAGGCTAATATGATTAGTGTGCTAATAGACAGAGAAGGTAAAGTGAAGGACGCCGAACTTTATGCAGACTTCGTGTTATCCAGTCTTAAGCAATTAGAAGAATTTCTTTAA